In a single window of the Arthrobacter zhangbolii genome:
- a CDS encoding substrate-binding domain-containing protein → MFAQPTKRALSAGALALAGALAFGVAGCSGSSDSGGSDEQIKVGLVTKTDSNPFFVKLREAAQAQADASGAELISLAGAFDGDNEGQVAAIENLVSQGVQGILITPNSSSGILNAIKSARDAGVIVIALDTATEPEDAVDATFATDNLAAGVSQGEWVKATLGDTAPQIVMLDGTPGGTVDTFRHDGFLQGFGVEEGAAEIVGQENTNGDQTKAQTAMENLLQRAPGVNALYTINEPAAAGAYEAIKGAGLTDQVVIGSVDGSCTGVENVKNGVIGATVMQFPAKMAEQGVDAVVKYVQDGTKPSGFTDTGSQLITDTPVDGLDSKDTSWGAENCWG, encoded by the coding sequence ATGTTCGCTCAACCCACAAAGAGGGCCCTGTCCGCCGGAGCGCTGGCACTCGCCGGCGCCCTTGCCTTCGGCGTTGCCGGATGCTCGGGATCGTCGGATTCGGGCGGCTCCGATGAACAGATAAAAGTCGGCCTGGTCACCAAAACGGATTCCAATCCCTTCTTCGTGAAACTCCGCGAGGCCGCACAGGCCCAGGCCGACGCATCGGGTGCTGAACTCATTTCCCTGGCCGGAGCTTTCGACGGTGACAACGAAGGACAGGTCGCCGCCATTGAAAACCTCGTCAGCCAAGGTGTCCAAGGCATCCTGATTACTCCGAATTCCTCGTCCGGGATACTCAATGCGATCAAGTCCGCACGCGACGCCGGCGTCATCGTCATCGCTTTGGATACAGCCACCGAACCTGAAGATGCCGTGGACGCAACCTTCGCGACCGACAACTTGGCGGCAGGGGTGTCGCAGGGCGAGTGGGTGAAGGCGACCCTTGGGGATACAGCTCCGCAGATCGTCATGCTGGACGGGACGCCGGGAGGAACTGTGGACACGTTCCGGCACGACGGTTTCCTCCAGGGTTTCGGTGTGGAAGAGGGCGCCGCCGAAATTGTGGGGCAGGAGAACACCAACGGTGACCAGACCAAGGCCCAGACAGCCATGGAGAACCTGCTGCAGAGGGCTCCCGGGGTCAACGCCCTCTACACCATCAACGAGCCCGCGGCTGCGGGAGCCTACGAGGCCATCAAAGGTGCAGGCCTTACCGATCAGGTGGTAATTGGCTCCGTTGACGGCAGCTGCACCGGAGTCGAAAACGTAAAGAACGGCGTCATTGGTGCCACCGTGATGCAGTTTCCGGCCAAAATGGCGGAGCAGGGCGTAGACGCCGTGGTGAAGTACGTTCAGGACGGCACAAAGCCGAGCGGCTTTACCGATACCGGCTCACAGCTTATTACTGATACACCGGTGGACGGCCTCGACTCGAAGGACACCTCATGGGGTGCCGAAAACTGCTGGGGCTGA